The following are from one region of the Hyphomicrobiales bacterium genome:
- a CDS encoding hypothetical protein (Evidence 5 : Unknown function) has product MSDTHLSYERTIAFRAPDGLIASMTAAARSRFMKQSEFIRAALVEKISRDRQLIVQDDTALDPRERLEV; this is encoded by the coding sequence ATGAGTGACACCCACCTTTCTTATGAGCGAACAATCGCCTTCCGGGCTCCGGATGGCCTGATCGCGTCCATGACCGCCGCCGCGCGGTCTCGCTTTATGAAACAATCTGAATTCATCCGGGCCGCACTGGTCGAGAAAATCTCGCGCGATCGGCAGTTGATCGTACAGGACGACACCGCGCTCGATCCTCGCGAAAGGCTGGAGGTGTAA